Genomic window (Fibrobacter sp.):
TGTACCTCGGCAACCTGAAGAAGGGTGACCGCATAAGTATTTGGGCCGCCACCAGCGGCATGACAAACGACACCATGCGTGTGATGAGCGAACTGGGGCAAACGATGCACCCCATGCTTCCCAGGTGTGTTTCGGACAACTGCACCTTTGAATCCTTCGTGATTCCCGGTGACGGCGCCGATATGGAAAAGAATCAGTTCGTGATTTTTGAGGACGGTTACTATTACGTGCATCTAGAGGCAACCTTCAGCGACATGGCTCACTGGCGCCTGTACACCCATGTGGACAACGGCTACTACAAATACACCGGCGACACAAACAAGGTAAGCATCTCCCTAAAAGAGAACCTCCGAGGGATTCTCAAAATCGGGAACTCTCCCGACAGTATCAGGTTCAATTTTGCAGCGGCCATCGGCCACAGCGTCACCATCAAGGCTGAAGGCGACTGGATTAATAACCTGGACCTGCGCCAAGAGGGCAAGTCCATCGCAAGCGAAAAGGACACACTGGACAGAACCATGCTCACCGACGATTCCACCCATTGGGAGTTGGTGATAGCCCCCGAAAAGATTTCCAACTACCAGACAGGCCCCTACGCGAGCTTTACCATTCAGTCCAGCAACCGCAAGCTTTCTCAAGGCGAATATTTCGCACTCCCCGATTCCTTGGGCAAGGCCGGCGAGTTCCTGAAAAAGACCCGCGCAAAGATTGACGCTTTCGAACTGAGGCAAGACCAGTACGTGTGGCTCGGGGACTTCAAGAAGGGCGATACCCTGGTGGTGGAACACATATTCAAGGGTTACGGCAAGCGTTCAACCAAGCCCTTCACCGTCATCGACTACAGTGTTCTCGGCAAGGGAGGCAAGTCCCTCAAGACCCTCTCCGAAGAAAACTTGGGATACAAGGTGGAAAGCGACGGCCCCGCCTATTTCCATTTCCAGATGGTCAACAGCCAGAACACACCCGACGCCAAGGAGCTGGAGCTGTACACCCTGCTTAAAAGGCCCGGCTCCCTTACCAAGTTCAACTTCTATGACGCCTCGGCCAAAAAGGCGATAGACACACTGAAGGTAAGCGAAGACCAGGAACTGAAGTTGGACGACATGGCGTTTGAATCGACCCCCACCAGCACAAAGAACGGGGCAGTGAACTGGTTTATCCCCTGCGGGGACTGGATGGTGCTGGGCAACGTGAATTATGACAGTTGCGAGGGCAACACCAAGGGCGAACTGAAGGTGGAATCCACCGAAAATACAGGTGACGCCAAGATACTGGTTGTAAGCGGAGGCTCCGGAAATTCGGCAAAACTCATCGCCGAAAGCCTTCTGGACCCCCAAAAGCGGGATACTTTGCACATCGTGGTGAAGTAGTCCCTTGAAATTACGTCCCCAAAATTCTATTATTGGGGCTCACTCTTGCAAGTCGCGCCAAGCTCTGCCAATTTGCAAGCATAACCAAAGAGCTTCCTTACGAGGTACAATATGTCGTCCTTCCGCGGACCAAAAGGTAAAGTCGCACGCTCTCTCGGCGTTGCCGTCTCCCAGAAAACTCAAAAGGCCCTTGACCGCCGTAACTTCGCTCCTGGCCAGCATGGTCAGAACCGCAAGAAGTCTGCTTCCGTGTACAAGCAGCAGTTGGTGGAAAAGCAGCGTCTCCGTTTCACCTACAACATTTCCGAAGCCCAGTTGGCCAAGGCTTACAAAGAAGCCAACCGTCGCGAGGGTTCTGCCGGTGACAACCTGATGATTCTTCTGGAAACCCGCCTTGACGCTCTCGTTTATCGCATGGGTTTTGCCCGCACCATTTTCGCCGCCCGTCAGTATGTGGCCCACGGTCACTTCTCCGTGAACGGCGTTCGTAGCTTCTCCCCCGCCCGCCTGGTCAAGGCCGGCGACGTGATCGCCGTGCGCGAACGTTCCAAGGAACACGTGCAGATCAAGGAAGCTATCGCCAACGCTCCTGCCGCCCCGGAATACCTTTCCGTCGATGCCGGCAAGATGGAAGGCACCCTGGTGAAGCTCCCCCTCCGCGACCAGATTCCCGTCCAGCTCGAAGAACAGCTGGTGGTGGAATACTACTCCAGGTAGTGAGTGTTGCAAGTTTAAAACGTCCGGCGCAAGTCGGGCGTTTTTTTTACGCCGATTTTTCTAAATTAGCGGCATGACTCAGAGAAATTCCTTTGCACGCTTGTTGCTTTTTATCGTGCTCGGCCTGATTATCGGCGGAGTACTTGGTGAATGCCTAGGGCTCCTGTTCGGGGAACTGGGCGAACTGATGAACGCCGGCGGATACGACAATATTGTCCGCAACTTCTTCGTGGCCTCTTTCGACCTGAATTTCGGATTCTTGGGCGACAAGGCAAACCCGGTGGTCATCGACCTCTACATGGTAAAATTTGCGCTTGGCCTCGGCCTCAAGATTAACGTCGTGAGCATCGTAGGCATGGTTCTCGCCATCTATATTATGAAATGGTCCGGAGGAAACAGGTAATGGACACCATTCAAGATTTACAGGAACAGCTGAAAAGCGGGAAGACGACCGCCGAAGGGCTGGTGCAGTCCGCCCTCAGCAAGATTGACGCTACCAAGGACTTGAACGCCTATATTTCTGTTCTTAACGAACGGGCGCTGGCCCGTGCCAAGGAAAGCGACAAGCGCCGCGCCGAAGGCAAGACCCTGGGTGCGCTGGACGGGATTCCCGTAGCCGTGAAGGACAACATGTGTCTCGAAGGCACCCGCACTACGGCAGCCTCCAAGATTCTCGAAAACTTTGTAGCCCCCTACACCGCCACTGCCATCGAAAAGCTGGAAGCGGCAGGTGCCGTCATCGTGGGCAAGACCAACATGGACGAATTCGCCATGGGTTCCAGCAACGAGACCTCTTACTTCGGCCCTGTGAAGAACCCGCTGGACAGTTCCCGCGTACCGGGAGGTTCCTCCGGAGGCTCGGCCGTAGCCGTGGCCTCGGGCACGGTCCCCTGTGCTCTAGGCTCCGATACCGGCGGATCAATCCGTCAGCCTGCCGCCTGCACAGGGGTGGTGGGCCTTAAGCCCACCTACGGCCGCGTGTCCCGCTACGGTCTTCTGGCTTACGCCAGCAGCCTGGACCAGATCGGTCCCTTCGGTGCCACCGTAGCCGACTGCGCAACACTGCTTTCGGCCATCTGCGGAATCGACCCTCACGACAATACCACCAGCGCAAGGCCTACCGAAGATTTCGGCGCAAAGCTTGACGCAGGCATCAAGGGCAAGGTCATCGGTGTGCCTAAGGAATACTTCGGCGAAGGCCTGGACAAGGACTGCAAGGCCGCCATCGAAGGCATGCTCAAGAAGATGGAAGCGGAAGGTGCCACCCTCAAGGAAGTAAGCCTCCCCCATATCAGCTACGCCGTGTCCAGCTACTACATCATCGCCACCGCCGAGGCCAGTTCCAACCTCTCCCGCTACGACGGCGTGCGCTACGGCTACCGGAGCAAGGATGCCCGCAAGCTGTTCGACCTTTACGCCAAGTCCAGAAGCGAAGGCTTCGGCAAAGAAGTCCAGCGCCGCATTCTGCTGGGCAGTTACGTGCTCAGCGCAGGCTTCTACGACGCCTACTACGTGCAGGCCCAGAAGGTGCGCCGCCTCATTACCGACGACTTCAACAAGGCCTTTGAAAGCTGCGACGTAATTGCAAGCCCCGCCATGCCGGGGCTCCCGCTGAAGTGCGGCATGAACGAGTCCGACCCCATGGCCGTATACCTCAGCGACATCTACACCGTGAGCCTGAACCTTGCTGGGCTTCCGGGCGTAACGGTCCCCTGCGGAATGGCAGGCGGGTTGCCTGTAGGCCTCCAGTGGATCGGCAAGCCCTTCATGGAAGCGGACCTGCTTTCCGTTGCCGCCGCAACGGAGCGCTTGAACAAGTAATCCGCTGGAGTCCGTTTACATAGACCGCGTCGGACAAACCGTGCAAGGCATCGTTTGTTACCAAAGGATTTGTTCTCCAGAACAAGTCCTTTTTTTCGTCTTGGCAAAAAATCGCTTTGTCGGAAAACCAAGCCGTCTATCTTGAAACAAAGTCCTCTCTTTTTTAAATATTAAGAATGCTTTTCAAGCGCCTCTCAAAAATCGTCGCAATACTTCTCGCTCTTAGCGGAGTCCTATTCGCACAGCAGATTGACTCGGCAAAAATCGCGGCCATTCCAGACTCCCTCCGGGAAAAATTGAGAGACGAAAATGCCGTTTTCAGTATCGAAGAGGCAAAGATTCTGCGCACCGCCGTATTGGGCGACTCCGTCATTACGGAACGGGAAAAAGACACCCTTGTCGTGCCCAAGGACAGCCTTTACGGCACCCATGTAAACCCTCTAATCGTATCTGCAGAAGTTCTAGGCCAAAACGCACTCGTATGGTCGTTTGATTATTACGTCCTTGACAAGAACTACGCCCACACCGGACCAAGCTACTGGAAAAGAAACTTCCGCGAAGGCTGGAAATGGGACCACAACCATTGGGCCATCAACTTTTACGGACACCCCTACCAAGGTTCCATGTACTATGCCGCCGCAAGAGGTGGCGGCTACGGATTCTACTCAAGCCTACTGTTTGCCGCTCTTGGCAGTTCCACCTGGGAAATGTTCTGCGAAACGGAATATCCCGCTCCCAACGACCTTATTTCTACATCCATTGCGGGCTCCGTATTTGGCGAAGCTCTTTACAGGCTTTCGCGTGCAGCCTACAACAGGCCTGGCGCCCCCTGGTACAGGCAGCTGGCCGCATTCGTGCTTGAGCCTGCAGGCTATGTCCAACGGAAAGCTTTCGGCAACCGGGACTTTTACACAGGCTGGGTTCCCATTGAACTCGCTATCGCCACAGGCATGGGGTCCCGATTCGGCTCTGTCTACCGCATGGGTGGCAAGAATTCCGATGAGGTTGACGCCAAATGGAACGACCGTCACGGAATCCTTGCCGTTTCCCTGGAATACGGGAAACCCTATACAAAAGTAAAACGTCCATTTGATTATTTCCAGGCCGAATTCATGAGCGAAGAAGGCTTCGAGGGAGCCGTGCTGCAACTGGATGTCATGGGAAAGCTAATCAACCGGGGAATCCACGGGCGTGGGCACTGGCTGGACTTTTCCATCAACCTTGACTACGATACCTTTTACGGAGATCTCGCGACCGTCAGCACCCTGTCTTTGGGCGGTGCAATGGATATCGCACTTTGGCTCACCCCCAGCATACGTTTCCGCGTCATCAACCAACTCTACTGGATTATGCTGGGTTCTGCCGACATGGGCTACGACGACATCATCCAGGAATTCAATCCTGACTACCATCCGGACAAAGACAGCTACCAATACAATTCCGGCGTAAAATACAGCCTCACCCTGGAAGTTCTCTACAAGAACAAATGGAAACTCTTCAGCAAGACAACCATTGACGCCATGAAAACCATCGAAGGAACAACGCCTGATTACGGCGTGACCGGCTGGGATTTCTTGCTGCTCAACAAGACCGCACTTGAATACAAGTTGCTAAGTTGGATGGATGTCGGCTACCGTTTAGACACATACGTCAAAATGGCCGCCTATTCCTCTGAAATCGCCGAACCCATGTCCCGCAGGCTCCATGCCTACACCCTATACTTGAATTTCCACCTGCTGGGGGATTAAAAACGCCAACGGCTACAGCGCAAACAGCGCGACGGCCATGAACAGGAATACCGCACCGGAGAACCAGTTCAGGTTGCGGTTCGCCTTGGGGCTGTTCAGCATGAACTTCTTGACGGCACCCGCCAGAAGCGCAACAGTTCCGAACACGATGAAGGTCGCCACCACGAATTCCGACCCGAGAATCAACATCTGGACCGACGGGCTCAAGAGGCTGTCCATCTTTACCGCAGGCGGGATAAACGACAGCGCGAAAAGTATCGCCTTCGGGTTCGTGAGGTTCATGATGATGCCACGCAAGTAGAGCCTGCGGGCCGACACCACTCCTACACGCCTCTCGTCTGTAGGGCTCTGCCCGTTCTCTCGTCTCTCGTCTAAAGCAACTACTCCCGCCCGCACCTGAAAGCTCTTGTAGGCCAGATACACCAGGTAGGCAGCGCCCAAGCACTGGATTACGAAAAACGCCACAGGGCTTGCGGCAATCAGGGCAGACACGCCCACCACCAAAAGCCCCGTCTGCACCATTATCCCCGTACACAGCCCGCAAATAATGCAAAAACCGGCCTTGGCACCGTGAGTAGCGCTCTGGGCCAGCACGAACAAATTATCCGGCCCGGGAGCGAGGGCGACAACGATGGCGGCAATGAAAAATTCAAGCATAAAAAACAGCGATAAGTGGACTTGGGCTACAAGCTTTCCAGGAACTTTTCGGCATCCATCTCGGCAAGGTCTTTCTGCAACTTTTCCAGGGCCTCGTCCGTAATGGCCACAGCCCTGCGGGCATCCCCGTGACCAGCACCGCCAACAGCGGCATCCGCACCGCCGGCATCGGCAGCGCTATTTTCGCCTGCACCGGACTGACCGACACGCTCCTCCGCCAAGGCGTTGGACGCATCCACCATACGGCGCAGCGAATCCGCCACCTCCTTCACCGAGGCGTCGTTACTCACCACCACGTCCAGCACCTTGGAAAGCCGCTTGCGGAGCCCTGCAAACTCGTCCCTGTCCAGCTCGGCGGTTTCTCCCCCGTAATACATCAGCGGGGTCTTGCACCTGACGCAAGAAAACACCATCATGCTGGAAGGCTCGCCCTTCACCATGACCTGGAAAGAAGACCCGCAATGGGGGCAGTTGATATGCAGTTCGCTCATGATCTATAATGTAGAAATTTTAGATAACCCAAGCCAACGCCACTACATTATTTTATTTTTCTCTTGTCTGACGATTCAACATAAGGGAGATGTCCGCCTTTGCGGACATGACAAATCAAACCTTTTCGACTCAAACCCCTAGTTCCTAGATCCTAGCCACTATCAACTACTATGCTCTGCCATTGGCTCTATCACATTACCAGCATTGACCTTTTCGACGGCCGTCTGTTCCGTGCAGGCGTGGCCGCCATGCTCTCCATCGTTTTAGTCATGTGCCTCATGCCGGTCTATATCCGCAAACTCCAGCGCCTTGACGCCACCTCCGATTTTGACAAGGACGGAGCCAAGAGCCCTCCCATCATGGGCGGTCTCCTTCTGGTAATCGTCGTCGAGGTCGTCTCGCTCCTGGTCTGCAAGATGAACGGATACAGCATTTCCACCCTGGTCATCCTGGCGGCATTCTCCGCCGTGGGCGCCATCGACGACATCGCCAAAGTCAAGGCCAAGCGCCTCATCAAGCTGGGCAAGCTCAAGGCCGCCGACTACATGGACAAGGCCGACGGCATCTCCAGCAGTCTCCGTCTGTTCCTCTACTTCCTCTTTAGCCTCGTTGTGGCCATCTTCTGCTACAAGTTCATTCCCGAACTCAAGGGCGACCTGACCATTCCCCTCCTCCCCATCGACATGTTCCAGCTGCACCTGCCCAACTGGATTTTCGTCGCCTTCATGACATTTGTCATCGCGGCCAGCGCCAACGGCACCAACTTCACCGACGGTCTGGACAGCCTCGTGTCCGTGCCGATCCTCACCAGCATGGTGTTCGTGGGTCTCGTGGCCTACGTGAGCGGAAACTTCATCTTCAGCCAGTACCTGAGCGTGCCCTACCTGCCGGGCTGCGACGAGCTGTTCCCCATCGCCACAGCCATTGCAGGCGCACTGCTTGCCTACCTGTGGTTCAACAGTCCTCCCGCCGAAATCTACATGGGCGACGCGGGCTCCGTAGGCTTTGGTGCCGCCATCGGCATCATGTTCATCTTGGTGCAGGCGGGACTGTTTCTACCCATCGTGTGCATCATCATCATCGCCGAAGCCTGCTCCGTGCTGCTCCAAATACTCTGGTTCAAGTTCACCCGCAAGACCACCGGCACCGGCAAGCGCCTGTTCCTCTGCGCGC
Coding sequences:
- the rpsD gene encoding 30S ribosomal protein S4, with the translated sequence MSSFRGPKGKVARSLGVAVSQKTQKALDRRNFAPGQHGQNRKKSASVYKQQLVEKQRLRFTYNISEAQLAKAYKEANRREGSAGDNLMILLETRLDALVYRMGFARTIFAARQYVAHGHFSVNGVRSFSPARLVKAGDVIAVRERSKEHVQIKEAIANAPAAPEYLSVDAGKMEGTLVKLPLRDQIPVQLEEQLVVEYYSR
- a CDS encoding DUF4321 domain-containing protein; translation: MTQRNSFARLLLFIVLGLIIGGVLGECLGLLFGELGELMNAGGYDNIVRNFFVASFDLNFGFLGDKANPVVIDLYMVKFALGLGLKINVVSIVGMVLAIYIMKWSGGNR
- the gatA gene encoding Asp-tRNA(Asn)/Glu-tRNA(Gln) amidotransferase subunit GatA, giving the protein MVRRKQVMDTIQDLQEQLKSGKTTAEGLVQSALSKIDATKDLNAYISVLNERALARAKESDKRRAEGKTLGALDGIPVAVKDNMCLEGTRTTAASKILENFVAPYTATAIEKLEAAGAVIVGKTNMDEFAMGSSNETSYFGPVKNPLDSSRVPGGSSGGSAVAVASGTVPCALGSDTGGSIRQPAACTGVVGLKPTYGRVSRYGLLAYASSLDQIGPFGATVADCATLLSAICGIDPHDNTTSARPTEDFGAKLDAGIKGKVIGVPKEYFGEGLDKDCKAAIEGMLKKMEAEGATLKEVSLPHISYAVSSYYIIATAEASSNLSRYDGVRYGYRSKDARKLFDLYAKSRSEGFGKEVQRRILLGSYVLSAGFYDAYYVQAQKVRRLITDDFNKAFESCDVIASPAMPGLPLKCGMNESDPMAVYLSDIYTVSLNLAGLPGVTVPCGMAGGLPVGLQWIGKPFMEADLLSVAAATERLNK
- a CDS encoding DUF3943 domain-containing protein gives rise to the protein MLFKRLSKIVAILLALSGVLFAQQIDSAKIAAIPDSLREKLRDENAVFSIEEAKILRTAVLGDSVITEREKDTLVVPKDSLYGTHVNPLIVSAEVLGQNALVWSFDYYVLDKNYAHTGPSYWKRNFREGWKWDHNHWAINFYGHPYQGSMYYAAARGGGYGFYSSLLFAALGSSTWEMFCETEYPAPNDLISTSIAGSVFGEALYRLSRAAYNRPGAPWYRQLAAFVLEPAGYVQRKAFGNRDFYTGWVPIELAIATGMGSRFGSVYRMGGKNSDEVDAKWNDRHGILAVSLEYGKPYTKVKRPFDYFQAEFMSEEGFEGAVLQLDVMGKLINRGIHGRGHWLDFSINLDYDTFYGDLATVSTLSLGGAMDIALWLTPSIRFRVINQLYWIMLGSADMGYDDIIQEFNPDYHPDKDSYQYNSGVKYSLTLEVLYKNKWKLFSKTTIDAMKTIEGTTPDYGVTGWDFLLLNKTALEYKLLSWMDVGYRLDTYVKMAAYSSEIAEPMSRRLHAYTLYLNFHLLGD
- a CDS encoding LysE family translocator is translated as MLEFFIAAIVVALAPGPDNLFVLAQSATHGAKAGFCIICGLCTGIMVQTGLLVVGVSALIAASPVAFFVIQCLGAAYLVYLAYKSFQVRAGVVALDERRENGQSPTDERRVGVVSARRLYLRGIIMNLTNPKAILFALSFIPPAVKMDSLLSPSVQMLILGSEFVVATFIVFGTVALLAGAVKKFMLNSPKANRNLNWFSGAVFLFMAVALFAL
- a CDS encoding phospho-N-acetylmuramoyl-pentapeptide-transferase; translated protein: MLCHWLYHITSIDLFDGRLFRAGVAAMLSIVLVMCLMPVYIRKLQRLDATSDFDKDGAKSPPIMGGLLLVIVVEVVSLLVCKMNGYSISTLVILAAFSAVGAIDDIAKVKAKRLIKLGKLKAADYMDKADGISSSLRLFLYFLFSLVVAIFCYKFIPELKGDLTIPLLPIDMFQLHLPNWIFVAFMTFVIAASANGTNFTDGLDSLVSVPILTSMVFVGLVAYVSGNFIFSQYLSVPYLPGCDELFPIATAIAGALLAYLWFNSPPAEIYMGDAGSVGFGAAIGIMFILVQAGLFLPIVCIIIIAEACSVLLQILWFKFTRKTTGTGKRLFLCAPLHHHYQKKWEGKFPSKPLMNSKIVWRMHLVSIFALIFSMVVFFGIR